One Zymoseptoria tritici IPO323 chromosome 3, whole genome shotgun sequence genomic region harbors:
- the MgOPT4 gene encoding oligopeptide transporter (Oligopeptide transporter superfamily protein (Pfam: PF03169) with 13 transmembrane regions.) codes for METETIEVDGKTAPLSNFDSASSGRAGSDEKKPNLEVTSLADSQVSFDDDTAIIVTGTDAANHLLSLRDDKDPALTFRSIFLASILSSFQAVMTQIYYFKPTKIDIYGPFIVIIAYVLGVGWAKVFPRGDVLLARWTAQGGHGKRPIWISLWLFLNPCAWSLKEHAITSITATSASNAHESVVVFAAQKLFYDMEVSATTVILAVLSIGLFGYGLAGLFRPIMVWHVDAVYWSTLPTVKVLQGMHWQSVKNSKPLRWFWYSFIGMFFYEIFPAYMFPWLNSVSIPCLAASHATGSKGETLTRFFGGASNNEGLGLFTVSFDWQYITSGQTSLPLKWQAHYAVGIFTCMLAMIGIYYTDTWGSKSLPFMSTKLLSADGSKYPIHKVFVQGELDQAAFATYGVPKMAGSFAYGQFMANAAIGALIAHVILFWAGDVKRAFKGSRKSSGDRHHIYMAAHYKEVPWWWYGLLLAGAFALGTIVVTTQNITLPFWGFFVSILTGCIIAPFSTLLYSRFGSGIATNNLSKLMAGLLLPGRPVGNMYFASWSHSVIINCVNLSNDLKLGEYLKIPPRVMFLTQLWGTVLGGFINYVVMSSIISENKALLTDTNGNSSWSGATIQGYNTNATSWALARYLYTYGKEYYMVPLGLLVGASIVAAHRIFTAFVPRIGKFATHEINFPLFIQAAGYIPYNASQTCVIFSTILAGFFIQFYLRNYKPAFFKHYMYMITGAFDGGALWALFILSFAVFGAAGKTINFPAWWGNNVNGNYDHCPSSG; via the exons ATGGAGACCGAGACGATTGAAGTCGACGGCAAGACGGCGCCGCTCTCCAATTTTGACTCTGCTTCCTCTGGACGTGCCGGAAGCGATGAGAAGAAACCCAACCTCGAGGTCACCTCTCTCGCTGATTCGCAAGTGAGCTTCGACGATGACACCGCTATCATTGTCACCGGAACGGATGCCGCGAATCACCTACTCTCTCTGCGAGATGACAAGGACCCAGCACTCACCTTTCGGAGCATTTTCTTGGCCAGCATACTGTCGTCTTTCCAAGCGGTCATGACCCAAATTTACTAT TTCAAACCGACTAAGATCGACATCTACGGACCTTTCATTGTGATCATTGCATATGTCCTGGGCGTCGGATGGGCCAAAGTCTTTCCACGCGGCGACGTGCTCCTGGCGCGATGGACAGCCCAAGGTGGCCATGGCAAACGTCCGATCTGGATCTCGCTGTGGCTGTTCCTCAATCCTTGCGCATGGAGCCTCAAAGAGCATGCAATCACCTCCATCACAGCGACGTCTGCCTCCAACGCACACGAaagcgtcgtcgtcttcgcagCGCAAAAGCTCTTCTACGACATGGAGGTCTCAGCGACCACAGTGATCCTTGCCGTCCTATCGATCGGTCTCTTTGGATACGGACTTGCTGGGCTTTTCCGCCCCATCATGGTCTGGCACGTCGACGCTGTCTACTGGTCAACCCTTCCTACCGTCAAGGTCCTTCAAGGTATGCACTGGCAGAGTGTCAAGAACTCTAAGCCGCTCCGGTGGTTCTGGTACAGTTTCATTGGCATGTTCTTTTACGAAATCTTCCCGGCATATATGTTTCCCTGGTTGAATTCGGTGTCGATCCCGTGTCTGGCCGCCTCGCATGCGACTGGTTCCAAGGGCGAGACTCTGACGAGATTTTTCGGAGGCGCATCAAACAACGAAGGCTTGGGACTCTTTACAGTGTCATTTGACTGGCAATAT ATCACGTCCGGCCAGACGTCGCTCCCTCTGAAGTGGCAAGCTCACTACGCGGTGGGCATCTTCACTTGTATGCTCGCCATGATCGGCATATACTACACGGACACCTGGGGTTCCAAGTCGCTGCCCTTCATGTCGACCAAGCTTCTGTCTGCCGACGGCAGCAAGTATCCCATTCACAAAGTCTTCGTCCAAGGGGAGCTCGACCAAGCAGCATTTGCAACATACGGCGTTCCGAAAATGGCGGGCAGTTTTGCCTACGGGCAATTCATGGCCAATGCTGCC ATCGGAGCCCTCATTGCTCATGTCATCCTCTTCTGGGCAGGCGACGTAAAGCGAGCATTTAAAGGTTCCCGTAAGAGCAGTGGAGACAGACATCATATCTACATGGCCGCCCACTACAAAGAGGTGCCTTGGTGGTGGTACGGCCTGCTCCTCGCTGGCGCCTTCGCCCTGGGCACCATCGTGGTCACAACGCAGAACATCACCTTGCCGTTCTGGGGATTCTTCGTATCGATCCTGACGGGTTGTATCATCGCTCCATTCAGCACCTTGCTCTACTCCAGGTTCGGCAGCGGAATCGCGACCAACAATTTGTCCAAATTGATGGCTGGTCTGCTGCTGCCAGGGCGTCCGGTTGGAAACA TGTACTTTGCCTCGTGGTCGCACAGCGTCATCATCAACTGTGTCAATTTGTCGAACGATCTCAAATTGGGCGAATATC TCAAAATCCCTCCACGTGTGATGTTCCTCACTCAACTCTGGGGCACCGTCCTCGGCGGGTTCATCAACTACGTCGTCATGtcgtccatcatctccgAGAATAAGGCTCTTCTCACTGATACCAATGGTAATTCATCGTGGAGCGGCGCCACGATTCAGGGTTACAACACCAACGCCACGTCCTGGGCGCTGGCGAGGTACCTCTACACGTATGGCAAGGAGTACTACATGGTCCCCTTGGGCCTGCTCGTCGGCGCGAGCATCGTCGCCGCACACCGTATCTTCACGGCG TTCGTCCCACGCATCGGCAAATTCGCCACCCACGAGATCAACTTCCCCCTCTTCATCCAAGCCGCGGGCTACATTCCCTACAACGCCTCGCAGACCTGCGTCATCTTCAGTACCATCCTCGCGGGTTTCTTCATCCAATTCTACCTCCGCAACTACAAGCCGGCGTTCTTCAAGCATTACATGTACATGATTACGGGAGCGTTTGACGGTGGCGCGCTGTGGGCGCTGTTTATTCTGTCGTTCGCGGTGTTTGGTGCGGCGGGCAAGACGATTAATTTCCCGGCGTGGTGGGGAAATAATGTGAATGGGAATTATGATCATTGTCCTTCTTCTGGGTGA